A segment of the Kazachstania africana CBS 2517 chromosome 2, complete genome genome:
CATGGAGGTGTTCGAATGCTGCTAAACTAGCTTTCTGAGGAAGTTGTTTTTTCTGaaacaatataaaaagtGCAAGCGAAAGCTCCGGGATTGCAAATGTCCGCTTTCTCAGCCGGATAACATATATTTGAAGTAATGAAAGTTTTTCACTGTAGCATCGATGCACTaaaaatacatatattttAGTAACGCTGGCTGATAGCACATGTTATACGTACAATACTGTTATCAAGCCAGTATTCTTTATTGCATCGTAAAGAAATGGCAAccataaaaaaagaaagcttATGAAGTCATGTGTATTTTGCAGAAAAAGGAAGCTCAAATGTGACAAAACCAAGCCAGTGTGCGGGCAGTGtacaaagagaaaattgCCTAAATGTGTTTATGTAGAGAGTTATAATTTTGACCTAAGAGAAGATGATCTCTTTAGTGGACTACCTAATTTAAAATTACTGGAAAGAATCCAGGAACTTGAGTCTCTTTTCCGCACAGTCTGCCATTCTTCACCAACCATGGAAGATTCTGATATAATCTCAGCCAAGCATGATGTATCAAACTACCTAATTATCAATTCAGATGATAAACGGATGATCCGATATGGTTTAACGTCATATATGAATGGAATACAGGGTCCTGATGACTACTTTGTAAGAGAGTTTCGAGGCATATGGGAAAGTGTGATTAAAGTatatgaagatattgaacGTACCGCTAATGATGCCAAACATTTTGTGGACTTTATTCCATTAGCTGTTTCTGAAAGTGTTCTCAATTCTTTATGCAGCTCTTTACCGAATTATAATGATATGAAGACAGGAATAAAagactttttcaataatccACTTCATGAAATGACGTCCTTTCTagatgaagagaaaatttttgaggaatttgataaatacTTTTTATATGGCGCTACAAATAGTACAAATGCTACCCAGTTAAcactttatcaaattttagtgccagaaaataataatatattcaagATCGCAATAATTCTTCAGGTCTATTGTTTTGCACGTCCTAAGATGGTACCATCAATGATTGCAAGTTTTTTGGAAATGGTGTCAAACTCAAATGGTTCTTTTGGAGTTGAAAAAGCACAGTTCTTGCTACTGcgttatttttataaatcCTTCTAcgaaaagagaaatttttgggATAATTCAGATGATATTTTGTATACAGTTTCTACCTTAATCAATTGCTGTACGACAATCGGGTTATATGATGTAGATAAGTGGTATTTTGGCATGCAAGCTTCTGTTGGTGATATAAATTGCCTAAAACATCCATTTTATTGGGCTCTATTGGTGGATGTTACTACATCCATTCACTATGGTAAGCCATTATGTATATCTTCCACATACCTTCATTTAGGTAGAGTATTTGACCAAAATGTTAATATTGATGCAACTGACAAGaagaatgaaagaagaagcaggATATTAAAACTATTTTTAAGGCTTTCTGTGAACTATATCGATCAGCTTTCCAACATGCGTTTGATTTACCTGAACGAACTAATAAATGAATATCTTCGGTTTGTAGAGGAGCATTTTTTACCACTCAAATTTTATACAAATCTGGAATATGCACTAGTTGTGGATAAGTATGACGTGTTTTTTCTCTCACACGTGCTAGGAATACTGACATCCCTATATCACCTTAAAATAAAGTATCTCACCGGCACCTCCATATCCACTATTAATGAGTTTCTTAAAACCTcattaatatcaatatcgCTGTGTACTGCCACTATTATAGCGCCATGTAATGCGCCTTTGGCACTTCGCTCATCTAGGGATGAAGATCTGCAAACACTTTATCTTAATCATAGCTTATATTTAGTATCCCCATTAACGTTACGCACAATACATCAGGCATACGATGTAGCTCTTTTACTCATCACAACTGTTCAAGGAACgcaattcaatgaatctGCTGAGAGGCTGTCTTTTTTCGAAAATCTAACCTCAGACAAAGGAGAAGCATTCTCTTCTCTCTTTGTCACACGTACGTTTGAatcaatattgaataaattaatggAGCCTGAGTCACAAGATTCGAGTAAGACTCTGCGGCAATCTCAGTATTTGATATCTATTCTCTTATTTGCAGCGACGTGGAAAGCAACGTTCACTCGTATGGCCAAAGCTGCGTCAGTTGCACGACAAAGGATccaagatgaaaaaatggGTCTTGAAACATTTTCCTTCAAAGATTTAGTATTTTCTATTTACAACGAGAACTTCAAATTGTCCCGTGAAGCTGAATTTCGGACGATTATTAAAGAGGTTATCGATTAATTGGGgaatttttctaaatagTAGAAGACGGTTTTTGTACTGAGAAATAGGTCAACCTTTCTCGCGGTGACTATACTTGAGCCTTTTGCAGCAATTTTAGTAGTTAAGGAATATAATTATCTTATTTCACCATACTTACAGGGTAAATCACGTATAAGATATAGAACTATGTACTCTTAACAAAACGCATTGTGTCTTTGTACTTATTAGCAATCAAGTATGGtcaacattgaaaaagaattgaatgatacGGTATGTGTATtaaatacaaaaaagaGAGTTAGCTAATACGGCAAAAGTATGTTCAACAAGACATTATCATCAGCACTGTTTCCTAACCAAATCACTTTCTCTGTCAGCTAGCTTCTTAAAAATCCTTACGTAAGCTTTTCCCGAATTTTGTGAAATGTTTTCACTTTTTTCACTTATGAATAACGAATCGGAACATTTGCTTCAGCACCAATATTTTAGTAGGGTTATTGTGTCTTCGCCACTCATAGTGCTTTTCATAGACTTATCGTGTAACTCGTCTGGCCGTCCGTGCACTTCATTAAACTGAGAATATCTGCAAAAAAGTGATATCGTTTTTTGTCTTGTTTAGCCCATCTAAGTAGACTGTATTACCGATAAAGTAAACCACATTTGGTAAGACGTTGCTTTGGATGCCAAAAGGAGACGTTTGAACGATAAATTCTGTAACCACATATGTTGTGCTACGTATATGCTGGCGTACCTGTGACACTGAACTCTTTGCTGCCGATTGTTCTGCTGGTTGCCTCCCATTCTTTCATAGCAATGGCGCTCGTATTCTTAATAGATTGTTAGCGTCCACCCAGGGTGGTCAAAAACCAAACCTTCATTGTGGAGAGTTCTTCCCAAAGTACCGAGATTATCAGGATGAGTGTCATGACTCAAAAAGTGGTATCAGTGGCTAGTAACTCCTCCATTGGCGGAGCAGAACTTAGTAGCTCAAGTAGAGAAAAGCCTTCTACTACAGGATGGATTCTAGCTGGGGCCAAAGATAGAATCGGCTAGAAAAACATATCCCAGCATGTTCAATAATAGATTATTGCAGCACAGATACGAGTGATGTCTAACTCACTATTGAATGTAGATCTAAACGTCGATGTCATATTCTCGAAGTATTTTGTCTTTGcttttcaatctttgtAAAAGGATGAATTTGAGGAAGAATTTAACGGGAGTTAGATTTTGCTTTTTCACTATTTATCTAATCTGGTATGTGTACACTACTTATAGATAAATGTTACTTACTCGGTGGTGAAGGTAAAACAATTTTGGTAATACTTAGGTACTGGTGGATTAATTATTTCCGCTTTAGATGCGCTTCTTAATGTCACAAAGCTTTACATTTTCAGAGGCGGGTTGAAAAAGCAGGAAGGAACTTGTTCAGAACCACAGGGCTGAAAGATGGAAAATCGGACAACCTTACAGCCAAATTATCCATCAGTTCCATAATTGTGAGATACCGATAACCACAATTCaatctcaatttttgaaagtcGTGTTACgtgtatattttttactTTAACAGATCAAAGAGCTTTAACTTGACTACGATCTTTTCTGtatttaattctttaatataACATGAACCAAGATATCGGTAGCTTCAGAAAGGCAGTATTTTCTTGGAAGcatcaaaatcttgttCAATGAGCTTTGTGGTTATACGAAACTATTATTTCGATTCTGGATGCTAATGGTCACTACTGAGATTATTGCAAAGTTTGAAGCACTCTTCTTTTCACAAAAGGCCCTCTACTTGAGGACACTCAATATTAGTAATGTTATAATGGATTATATAAGTATGAACGAGGGCCGAACAGTTTTATGcatttgagaaaaaatatatgcCCAAAAGAACCTTTTTTCAAAACGATTTGGGAAAACAATCTTGATCAGTCTCTCATCCCGGTCAGCCTGGGTCATTGTTGAGGTAgcaactttttttaatggTATCTTGTAGAATAACTTAAGTCTGAGAATTGCTTTACCATTTGACTTATCAATTAACTAGCCCAATCATGGATGAGTTTTATTGTACAATACTTATTTTCGTAAAGCTTTTGTATGTCTACATATATAGCCTTCTTAGCTGCATCTCTAATAGCATTGAcacaattttgaatattacaGAAACCTATGTCCATTCTTCCGTCCTGAGATATGATTTTTGCAATAGCTGTTGGAATATATTAACAGGAACGTTCAGGAAAGAACTCAATTTGCAATCTTTCCTTGGAAAAATCTTCCGATACTAAACTATGAGCTTCTTTGTCAGGCTcacttttttattttttatatcatCAAGAGATCACTAGATAAAAGTTATTCCGTTGCAACTACGGTGAGACTCATTTTCCCATAATTTACATAAAGAAGTCGCGCACTTTTGATAATTGTAGACATCATTCCTGATTACGGAACTAAATATAAAATGTTGAAAGATATCCAATCAGGAAGCTAGAACCTATCCTCCACTATTAATACGAGTCAAATAGCCTAGGACTTCATCTAATTCAGAGTTATTCAATATACAAAAGAAGTCAATTCTCTTCGATATAATAAAGTATATAAGTAGACATCAAATATTACGGAAAAGTACATTTGATGATAGTTCTCTCTGTATGAGAGAGTTAAGAAAAATCGTTCTATTGATTCATATTTACGTTCTGTTGCTAAAATATGCCTGCTTGTAGTAATAGTTCATTTACTAGCTACTTTAATGTTATTGAGTCTCTAACCGTTTCAGGTTTCATTCAACGCCTGGAGCAACCACTAACAGATAAATACTGACTTTGTAATCTCAAAGGAAAACGAAATGTAATACACCAATGTTGCCATTAGAACCTTTGTTTATCACATCAATAATCAAGTTGCTCGAGTTTTTGGTATGTTCACATTCAACATCCTAGGATCTTCTCCACTGAGTAGTGACTTTAGGAACTCATTCAGCAGAAACAACTTCATAGATAGAACGTGCACTATTAGCAGTATGGTGGGAGATAATTCAAAGTGAAGTTTCCGAGAGTAGCATTGAATGCAGTGGTGACATCTGAGAACACCAGATGTTCAGCTAAAGACGTCACAGATCTCTCGAATTCATTATGCAGACCTTTTCTCATCTTCCTAATGTAACCAAATTGACATAGTGTGGCCTTTGACAATGACAAATTGTCTGTCGACATCAAGTATGAAAACCTTGGGTGATTTTTTGTGGGCCTCCTTAACAACAACGTTATATATCAATTCGAATGCTGGAGAAGCTCATTAACTCCCTTGAGGTAGCTAATTGTTGGCAATTATGGTTCCAGTTCTGAAcatttgataaaagaagcatatattatcaaatctttcTGAAATAAGATGATACGGTAAGTGAATATGTTGAAGCTAGAAGATGGTTCGTCGAGATCCTCAGAAACGCAGAATCAAGAGCAAAGAAGACAAATctatttttccttttacAAAAATCACTGTGAAAAATATTCGGTATGACATATTGGAAGAGGGGACAGGTAACATCGTTTTCTCTGACATGATACTATCAATATAAGAAAGCATTAGGATCTGCTGGATAGTAAATGTGCACCTGCACACAAAGTAGACAAGTAGCAGGCCACTTTTTTTGGAAAGTTGCATAGGCTAGTGTCTAAAGATTTGGCCAGAATATGCTTTCAGGTGTAGCAGGCGCGCTTGTATAACCTGAAAGTTAAGCTTCTACGATTATGTTGAACAGCTtgtgaaaattttctttcagaTTACGGGTGGGATTTTATGTGACTTTCCATATCGTTCCTTTCTCTCCTGATGCCAGCTAATTTCTACAAAACGTCATTTGTCGTTTCTTGCCTTTCAGTATTTTCTCGAAGGCCACAAATAAATCACACTgtgttattttcattatcggAAAGCAGAGAGAAGAAGGACAGAAAATCAAAAGGGCCTCGAGGGCATCGCAATAACTAGCACGATTACCTCCACGTCTCGCCCGTCGCTgtcagaaaaagaaactcaaaaaaaaaggaatgACCGCCTTATGTATGAAATAGAAGCCAAGAATGGTAAAAGGCTACCTTATATACATCTTCTTGAACCATATATTTTAGTAGATCGCCTCGAAAAGGTTTTACCGTTAAATAATATGAGAGAAGGAGCTTCTATGCCACGGCTTCAGAGGGTTATATAGACTATCCCACTTACGCCAAAACACCGAGATTAGGTAAGAGTGCTGTTTAGTTGCTTCATAAATAGATAAAGCCATATAGAACTTCCTAGGAGAATTTAGTATCTGTGCTTACAAATCATTTTTAGTATTCGTACCCTTCTGACGCAACTGGAGAATAACTGCCTGCTTGGTTATCTTAGCACATGAGTGGAGGCCTCTTAATACATCTTTTGAGACCTCTGCCTTTGAACGGAGCAAACTGTCCTATAAAGGACGATGAAATTTGGATTCAgcaaaattggaatataCTCATAAACTTAGAAAACACAATATTATTCTCGATGAAGGCAATTAAAAGCTTAGGTAAAAAGGCAGTTATCAAATCAGACGCTCCTTTGCCAAGGTTGGAAGTTGGACAGGTTCTTCTAAGAACAATAGCAGTGAGTGGCAATCCAGTTGATTGGAAAAACGTGGAGTTCCAATGGAGTGCAGATCACGCAACATTAGGCTGTGATGTTATTGgtgaaattatcaaattcgGTCCAGATGTGGACACTTCAGATTTCCATATTGGGGATGTTATATCTTCTTACGTTCATGGTTCTTCTCTAAGGAGCCCAGAGAATGGTGCTTTTGCAGAATACGTTGCTGTAGATACAAAATTGTCAATGCATCTTCCAAGAAAGCTGAATTTCAGTGACTCAGAACATATCTCAGAAGGTCCAGTTACTACCTATGAAGGGGCTGCTAGTATTAGCACTTCGTGGTATACTGCAGGCGCGTTACTATTCCACCATTTTAATCTAAAGTATACGACACCTAGGGAGCCACAAAATTCTTTCCCAATCTTGATTTGGGGGGGAACCACTGCTGTTGGTCAGGCATTGATTCAGTTAATTCGCACATTTAACGGCTATAGCAAAATTGTTGTTACTGcatcaaagaaaaatgagaaaTTACTGAAAAAATACGGTGCAGATGATGTCTTTGATTATCACGATCCTGAAGTTATTGCTAAGATCAAAGCCAAGTATACTGATTTCAGACACCTAATTGATTGTGTCTCAAGTAAAGAAACTATCCATCAAGTTTACGAGTGCTCTTCAGACAACGGAGAAGCAACTCTTCTCAACCTGTTAATGTTATCTCAGGATGCTATCAGACCTGAAATCAGAAAATCTAATGTCAAAGTAGACTATACTATCCTTTACTCTGCATTTGGTGTAGATGTCAAATTCAGTGACTGGGTAATTCCAGCTGATCAGAGTTATAGAAAATCACTCATCGAATTCGTTAAAGTTATTAATAGACTTTTTCTGGATGGAACACTTCATCATATACCAATAAAGGTCTATAAAAACGGTCTAGAAGGCATGATTGAAATCATGGATGATTTAAAATATGGAAGAAATTCTGCCGAAAAGTTGGTCGCGGTAATGCCTCATTAGCTGAAGTGAAGCCGTCgacttatatataatgcTTTAGAGGTCATATATCTGTATTGTTTATTGCTCCATGTTTTTATCTTTccctttttttttttgttttcattGCTTTTAGCATGAACCCATCAAGTTCGTGCTGGCGGTAGCATACCAAGGTTAACCTAAGAATAATACGATTAAACAGTCACTTTAATCAGTAGAATGTTTTCTTtggaaatgaaaattttatatttcacTTACCTACTAATAACGAAGAAATCTATCTTAtcgaaaataaaaaaagtacGGGAAAGTTCCAGGTATCTTGACAAGGAACCGACGGAAAAAAGATTGGTAGTCGTAGAAGAAAACAGCACATCGAATAACAGAAAATCAATAGGATCAGACAACAAATTCTACCGACTGACCCAGGTCACTGATGGCCTCCACCTGGAGGCATCTTATTCACTATATCCCGATCGAGCTTGACCTCAAGCACATACCACAACACCAACATCAAAATCTCCTGCTGTTCTGAAGCTACATGAAATTGACATATTGCCCTGGTACTCTATGTCCTTTTAATATCGAACAGCCAACCCACCACCTTCAACAGGTAATTCTTTTTAACGAGCAAAAACAGCCGCCGGTTCTTTCTGAGATTTCTTTATACTTCTTCACAATGCTGAGTGTCTCGCCGATAAAATTTCCTAAACCAAGGTACACAGTAGAAATGCCCCCAACtatattatcaaagatCAGTTCGATAATATCGACGTTCTTTGTAACCACCCCCTTCAATCCCTTCTTAAATTCTACAAGAGGGCCGTAATCAACAGACTCCATATGTGCGACACGATGTTCAAAAGGCATTTATTATCCATCATAGTAAGTCCATAGCTGAAGGGTGCCAAGGTACTCAACACTTTATAAAGGAACGCCACTGCTTGCCTCTCCATGAGAAGTGTAAAATGAAACCTACAGAGAGCTTTAACCTCCAAGTTCATCAATGACAGAAACTCAGCAATTAGCGCACGCGCAACTTTTCCTACCTCTCTCTTACAGACACAGCCCTTCTTGGAAAAAAAGCATTCGTGACACATACTGCCACTCAACTCGTCATACTAGATAAAAATGCCCTTGCCAGAACTCCCCAGGAGAAGTGCTCTCATAGCGGAGACATCAGCCAGATCCAAAATTAAGTCTagtgaatttttcaaagttccATTAGATACACCAAAAAGAGTATTTCAAGCTTGCTACAATTCAGCGGCATAATATACTCACTGGTTGCGCGATCAACTTCATCCTCGGTGTGAAcatgtttcaaaaaatttgacaatTCAACAATCTTTTTCGCATCTCTCTTGTGGTTTTCGTTACAGCATAACTCATGCCCTTTGTTCTCCAACCCATAAAACGTAGAAACGTTCATTGTAGGACACAGATTCATGtccatatttttcagcttcaaattttcagcGCTGTTGTCATTGCGCTGACGTTTGTCACCTGGGACCAACTTAATAACTAACTCAATTGTTCTGATCCTCCCAACTATTTGCAACCAAGCAACGGTGATCACAGAACAATCAACCAATACCATCACATCAACCAATGACCAATTTAAACCATTTGGTATCAGTTTAGTACCAAAGATGACTCTCGTAGAAGATAGAGGATCCTCgaattctttgaagatCTCAAGCTTCCTTGCAGGATCGATATCAGAAGACACCATTGCAGTGCGACCATCGTCGCAAAACGCCCTGTATACGGTACTTATTCTTCTCGTGTTACTGAAAAAGGACACTACCTTACCGGAACAGGTGCCTTCTAAATACGCATCACAATTGCATTGACTCTACTGTCAATATTCCTCGCAACAAGTCTAGTACTATCTACTCTAACTGTTTTATTTGGAACCTCCTCGACTACATTAATGTAATTAAGAGTGCTCCATGTATTATTTGGGATCCCTAGTTGGTTACAAATAATATCCAGCAACTATTCTGGAAGTCTAGCGGAGAAAAGGACAATTGTCAAACAACCATAGGGGTTTACAACATTAGCAAAGTTTAAAGCATTACGAAAGCTCTTCTCTAACCACAAAACGTGAGCCTcatcaaaaataagaaatccTCTATCGAACTCACCAGCAAAAAACTGATCCCATTTTTCAAGTAAAGTAAGAGAACCTGTTCTACCAAATGAATAGAAACAGTCTACAAAGACATCTACACCATATCTTCGTGCACACTTGTCAACAGGATGGATATGATATCCTTTATGGTAAAACCGCCACGGTCTAGCTTGAcaatatttgtttttttcaatgattcttAAGGAACAGCAACAAAGTGAATGTATTTTACAGGCCTTGTTTCTTCAAGAGTGTTGTCGGCAGAATAAAAGTAGCAGATTTACCAAAGCTGTTGCAACTTGCAGGAATTGAAGAATCCTGCCGTCCCGCAAAACAGTAATGGTGAACATCAATTGGTTCATGGTTCCAATTCAAAAGTGGGGCCGAAGTGGGTCTGGCCCTCCTTAATGAGGTCATAATGGTTTCCGCGAGCATTTAAACAGAGCCTCTTTGAGGCACGAGTCTCAAACACTTGTGGCATTTCAGTGTAATATTCCATATTGTAAAAAGtcaacttttgaaataacTGGCatagttctttttttgGCAGCAAAATCAAGGCTGTCATCAGTTGCTGCTGCAGCTGGAACCAATTGATTCACACGGTATACATCTCTATGAGTTGCATAACTATGCCCATTTGGAATGCAGTTAAAGGTTGTATGTTTCAACCATGGAAATCTTGTCTGATTAAATGATTTCGCACACCAATTAAAGCCTGGCGAAACAAGCTGGTAGTGAATTTCTATTTCAAAGCAACACAGTTGCAAACGACTGGAGCTGGACATTGAAAGTGTCCGCTTAATTAATCTGAAATTCTCAATATCCCGGAACAGAAGTGTTCTAACAATCGAATTATCAGCTTTGCTAATTCTAGACAAGTCCCTATCTATTGCTTCAATTTGGTAATATCATTCTTCGCTTTCCTCCGCCCTATTCTCGTCCCCTTCTATAATAAAGACCACATTGAAAGCATC
Coding sequences within it:
- the KAFR0B00100 gene encoding Zn(II)2Cys6 transcription factor domain-containing protein, whose protein sequence is MKSCVFCRKRKLKCDKTKPVCGQCTKRKLPKCVYVESYNFDLREDDLFSGLPNLKLLERIQELESLFRTVCHSSPTMEDSDIISAKHDVSNYLIINSDDKRMIRYGLTSYMNGIQGPDDYFVREFRGIWESVIKVYEDIERTANDAKHFVDFIPLAVSESVLNSLCSSLPNYNDMKTGIKDFFNNPLHEMTSFLDEEKIFEEFDKYFLYGATNSTNATQLTLYQILVPENNNIFKIAIILQVYCFARPKMVPSMIASFLEMVSNSNGSFGVEKAQFLLLRYFYKSFYEKRNFWDNSDDILYTVSTLINCCTTIGLYDVDKWYFGMQASVGDINCLKHPFYWALLVDVTTSIHYGKPLCISSTYLHLGRVFDQNVNIDATDKKNERRSRILKLFLRLSVNYIDQLSNMRLIYLNELINEYLRFVEEHFLPLKFYTNLEYALVVDKYDVFFLSHVLGILTSLYHLKIKYLTGTSISTINEFLKTSLISISLCTATIIAPCNAPLALRSSRDEDLQTLYLNHSLYLVSPLTLRTIHQAYDVALLLITTVQGTQFNESAERLSFFENLTSDKGEAFSSLFVTRTFESILNKLMEPESQDSSKTLRQSQYLISILLFAATWKATFTRMAKAASVARQRIQDEKMGLETFSFKDLVFSIYNENFKLSREAEFRTIIKEVID
- the KAFR0B00110 gene encoding zinc-binding alcohol dehydrogenase family protein → MSGGLLIHLLRPLPLNGANCPIKDDEIWIQQNWNILINLENTILFSMKAIKSLGKKAVIKSDAPLPRLEVGQVLLRTIAVSGNPVDWKNVEFQWSADHATLGCDVIGEIIKFGPDVDTSDFHIGDVISSYVHGSSLRSPENGAFAEYVAVDTKLSMHLPRKLNFSDSEHISEGPVTTYEGAASISTSWYTAGALLFHHFNLKYTTPREPQNSFPILIWGGTTAVGQALIQLIRTFNGYSKIVVTASKKNEKLLKKYGADDVFDYHDPEVIAKIKAKYTDFRHLIDCVSSKETIHQVYECSSDNGEATLLNLLMLSQDAIRPEIRKSNVKVDYTILYSAFGVDVKFSDWVIPADQSYRKSLIEFVKVINRLFLDGTLHHIPIKVYKNGLEGMIEIMDDLKYGRNSAEKLVAVMPH
- the KAFR0B00113 gene encoding uncharacterized protein, with product MVSSDIDPARKLEIFKEFEDPLSSTRVIFGTKLIPNGLNWSLVDVMVLVDCSVITVAWLQIVGRIRTIELVIKLVPGDKRQRNDNSAENLKLKNMDMNLCPTMNVSTFYGLENKGHELCCNENHKRDAKKIVELSNFLKHVHTEDEVDRATSEYIMPLNCSKLEILFLVYLMEL